From Brassica oleracea var. oleracea cultivar TO1000 chromosome C3, BOL, whole genome shotgun sequence, a single genomic window includes:
- the LOC106331314 gene encoding KH domain-containing protein At2g38610: protein MSGLYNNNSSYFSSPARAASPQIRSTPPEIDSSQYLTELLAEHQKLTPFTQVLPICSRLLNQEMFRVSGMMSSNQGFGDFDRLRHRSPSPMASSNLIPNVSNAGLGGGWNGLPQERLSGTPGMTMDWQGAPGSPSSYTVKRILRLEIPVDSYPNFNFVGRLLGPRGNSLKRVEATTGCRVFIRGKGSIKDPEKEDKLRGRPGYEHLNEQLHILIEADLPASIVEIRLRQAQEIIEELLKPVDESQDFIKRQQLRELALINSNNLREESPGPSGGGSVSPFNSSGKRPKTGC, encoded by the exons ATGTCTGGGCTATACAACAACAACTCCTCTTACTTCTCCTCTCCCGCTAGAGCTGCTTCTCCTCAGATTCGAAGCACTCCTCCTGAGATCGACAG CTCTCAGTACTTGACGGAGCTTCTCGCCGAACATCAAAAGCTTACACCTTTTACTCAAGTCTTGCCTATATGCAGCCGCCTGCTGAATCAAG AGATGTTCAGGGTGTCTGGAATGATGTCTTCTAACCAAGGATTTGGCGATTTTGATAGGCTCAGACACAGAAGTCCAAGTCCTATGGCTTCTTCTAATCTTATCCCTAACGTTTCTAACGCCGGGCTAGGTGGTGGCTGGAACGGCCTTCCTCAGGAG AGACTTAGTGGAACACCTGGAATGACAATGGACTGGCAAGGTGCACCAGGAAGCCCAAGCTCATACACCGTGAAAAGGATATTGCGTCTGGAGATTCCAGTAGATAGCTATCCCAAT TTCAATTTTGTTGGTCGACTTCTCGGTCCTAGAGGCAACTCGTTAAAACGCGTTGAAGCTACCACTGGCTGCCGCGTGTTCATCAGAGGGAAAGGCTCAATTAAGGATCCTGAAAAG GAAGATAAGTTAAGGGGAAGACCGGGGTATGAACACTTGAATGAGCAGCTTCACATCTTAATAGAAGCAGATCTTCCAGCCAGTATTGTGGAGATACGTCTGCGACAAGCTCAAGAGATTATAGAAGAGTTACTTAAGCCTGTG GACGAGTCGCAAGATTTCATAAAGAGGCAGCAGCTAAGGGAGCTAGCGTTGATAAACTCGAACAACTTGAGGGAAGAGAGTCCAGGACCAAGCGGCGGTGGAAGTGTTTCGCCTTTTAACTCAAGTGGTAAACGCCCCAAAACAGGATGCTAA
- the LOC106331315 gene encoding acid phosphatase 1: MEGYKRVKLLLIFLIISSVATSASPWLPMDGNYPGSYCLSWRLAIETNNVRAWRTVPIQCMRYVEVYMLAGQYDRDVQLIVEQIRVYLNEIVLPGDGMDAWIFDVDDTCFSNVFYYRLKRYGCDPYDPTGFRTWAMKGESPAIQPVLELFNELIETGFKVILVTGRDEETLGQATQENLHNQGFTGYERLIMRTPENKKHSATIYKTSIRKQVMEEGYRIWGNVGDQWSDLQGEYSGNRTFKLPNPMYFVP; encoded by the exons ATGGAGGGATATAAGAGAGTGAAGTTGCTTCTCATCTTTCTAATAATCTCCTCAGTGGCAACCAGCGCAAGTCCATGGCTGCCGATGGACGGAAACTATCCAGGTAGCTATTGCTTAAGCTGGAGACTAGCAATAGAAACCAACAATGTACGTGCGTGGCGCACCGTTCCTATTCAATGTATGCGTTATGTTGAAGTATATATGCTGGCTGGTCAATATGATAGAGACGTTCAGTTGATTGTGGAGCAAATCAGGGTTTATCTCAATGAGATAGTCCTTCCTGGTGATGGTATGGATGCATGGATCTTCGATGTTGATGATACTTGCTTTTCAAACGTCTTTTACTATCGGCTCAAGAGATACGG ATGTGACCCTTATGATCCAACTGGATTTAGAACATGGGCGATGAAAGGAGAGTCTCCAGCAATACAGCCTGTTCTTGAACTGTTTAACGAACTGATAGAAACAGGTTTCAAAGTTATCCTAGTAACCGGAAGAGATGAAGAAACTCTTGGCCAGGCAACACAAGAAAATTTGCATAATCAAGGCTTCACTGGTTATGAAAGGTTGATTATGAG GACGCCAGAGAACAAAAAGCACAGCGCAACAATATACAAAACATCAATCAGAAAGCAAGTGATGGAAGAAGGTTACAGGATATGGGGCAATGTAGGTGACCAATGGAGTGACTTACAAGGAGAATATTCAGGGAACCGCACCTTCAAGCTTCCCAACCCTATGTATTTTGTTCCCTAA